In Sporosarcina sp. PTS2304, a genomic segment contains:
- a CDS encoding sigma 54-interacting transcriptional regulator — MSTNDTLVAICNQFAVDHANIGIHAVDQNGRTIIYNRKMKEIEGLNLEEVKDRSLLELFNFDTNESTLLNVLQSGQPSLHVKQTYWNRKDMEITTMNDTYPVYYADKLLGAIEFAQDITALEKYVLQPLRRTSRPMTFDQITAESDTMKSVISTAKKAADAGLPVLLIGETGVGKDHIAEGIHHASPVADRIFHTFHCLHTDADVIQRLEQLLVEQPDMTLFCERIDRLSIPLQQRLVHVLQQASTSHQFIASIGDDPVELIASGALVKELYYFFASFAIRIPPLRKRPEDILPFVQAYITSRQEMLGTALSAVDDEVTELFEGYSWPGNLRELELLLDEVSSMWAMEETLTEEMLPLQFRAKVDGTSTTESQPSDFLIQSESKLVPLDRYLREAETYYLEKAMKLHEGNITKTANALGMSRQNLQYRLKKLQN; from the coding sequence ATGAGCACAAATGATACGCTAGTTGCCATTTGCAACCAATTCGCTGTGGATCACGCCAACATCGGCATACACGCTGTTGATCAAAACGGTAGAACGATTATTTATAACCGCAAAATGAAAGAAATTGAAGGATTAAATTTAGAAGAAGTGAAAGATCGTTCTCTATTAGAATTATTTAATTTTGATACAAATGAGAGTACGCTATTGAATGTTTTGCAAAGCGGGCAACCGTCATTACACGTTAAACAAACCTATTGGAACAGAAAAGATATGGAAATTACAACGATGAATGATACATATCCCGTCTACTATGCAGATAAATTGCTCGGTGCTATTGAATTTGCGCAAGATATAACCGCATTGGAGAAATACGTTTTGCAGCCATTGCGCCGAACGAGTAGACCTATGACATTCGATCAAATTACAGCCGAATCCGATACTATGAAGTCAGTTATTTCAACCGCAAAAAAAGCAGCGGATGCAGGCTTACCTGTCTTACTCATTGGTGAAACCGGTGTAGGTAAAGATCATATCGCAGAAGGTATTCATCACGCTTCGCCTGTGGCAGACCGAATATTTCATACGTTTCACTGTTTACATACAGATGCAGATGTTATACAGCGATTAGAGCAGCTGCTAGTGGAACAGCCCGATATGACGTTATTTTGCGAACGCATTGATCGCTTATCCATTCCATTACAACAAAGACTCGTACATGTTTTGCAACAGGCGAGCACAAGCCACCAATTTATCGCAAGTATTGGTGATGACCCTGTTGAATTAATCGCATCAGGGGCATTGGTGAAAGAGCTTTATTACTTTTTTGCTTCTTTTGCGATTAGAATCCCTCCTTTACGGAAACGGCCTGAAGATATTCTACCTTTTGTTCAAGCTTACATTACGAGTAGACAAGAAATGCTTGGAACAGCTTTATCAGCAGTTGATGATGAAGTTACAGAACTATTCGAAGGATATAGCTGGCCAGGCAATTTACGCGAGCTAGAACTTTTACTCGATGAAGTGTCGTCGATGTGGGCAATGGAAGAGACATTAACAGAAGAAATGTTGCCTTTGCAATTCCGTGCCAAAGTAGACGGGACTTCTACTACAGAATCACAACCTAGCGACTTTCTTATTCAAAGCGAATCAAAATTAGTACCTCTAGATCGGTATTTACGTGAAGCAGAAACGTATTATTTAGAAAAAGCGATGAAATTGCATGAAGGCAATATTACAAAAACAGCAAATGCTCTCGGTATGAGCAGGCAAAACTTACAATATCGCTTGAAAAAATTGCAAAACTAA
- the yugI gene encoding S1 domain-containing post-transcriptional regulator GSP13 yields the protein MSHKFAVGDELIGKITGIQPYGAFVALDASTQGLVHISEITYGFVKDIHEFLEVGQEVRVKVLDIDDGASKISLSIRALQEPPSSYLNHQRPRQSLQERVDQQDADGFNSLKDKLKDWIEQSGH from the coding sequence ATGTCTCACAAATTTGCAGTAGGAGATGAGCTAATCGGAAAAATTACCGGAATCCAACCGTACGGTGCGTTTGTAGCATTAGACGCTTCCACGCAAGGATTAGTGCATATCTCTGAAATTACGTATGGTTTTGTCAAAGATATTCACGAGTTTTTAGAAGTGGGGCAAGAAGTGCGAGTAAAAGTATTGGACATAGATGACGGTGCAAGTAAAATTAGTCTATCTATACGTGCATTACAAGAACCACCGAGTTCCTACCTGAATCATCAGCGTCCACGTCAGTCTTTACAAGAGCGTGTGGATCAACAAGATGCGGATGGCTTTAACTCACTAAAAGATAAATTAAAAGATTGGATCGAACAATCCGGTCACTAA
- a CDS encoding DUF1871 family protein, with translation MQTMEMNKRAVLLLKEWDPFQTGEDGYDSEITNVVTELQRVDHPTDLAKRIREVYEHSYEIWIPLEKCMDISYKLLAVKYEAKSIV, from the coding sequence ATGCAAACGATGGAAATGAACAAAAGAGCGGTCTTGTTGCTTAAGGAATGGGATCCTTTCCAAACAGGAGAAGATGGATACGACTCGGAAATTACAAATGTTGTCACAGAACTTCAACGTGTTGATCATCCGACTGATCTAGCGAAACGTATTCGTGAGGTCTATGAACATTCCTATGAAATTTGGATACCTTTAGAGAAATGTATGGATATCTCTTATAAGTTACTCGCTGTAAAATACGAGGCTAAATCCATTGTCTAA
- a CDS encoding peptidylprolyl isomerase, protein MYPQLSNEVAENEALVVMNTTMGPIKIKLFKEQAPKTVENFLTHAENDYYNGIIFHRVIPDFMIQGGDPTGTGIGGESIFGNTFEDEFTMDLFNIRGALSMANAGPNTNGSQFFIVQNAGLAGASPDQLKKGGWPEEIAEAYAANGGTPHLDQRHTVFGQVIEGMDVVDAIAGVKCNRDNKPKEDISIESIEILQK, encoded by the coding sequence ATGTATCCACAACTATCAAATGAAGTAGCAGAAAACGAAGCACTCGTTGTCATGAATACGACAATGGGACCGATCAAAATAAAGCTGTTTAAAGAACAAGCACCAAAGACCGTGGAGAACTTCTTGACACATGCAGAAAACGATTATTATAACGGTATTATTTTCCATCGCGTTATTCCTGATTTCATGATTCAAGGTGGAGATCCTACAGGAACTGGGATAGGTGGAGAAAGTATTTTCGGTAACACGTTCGAAGATGAATTCACAATGGACCTATTCAACATTCGCGGGGCATTATCAATGGCTAACGCAGGACCGAATACGAATGGAAGTCAATTTTTCATCGTTCAAAACGCTGGTTTAGCTGGCGCATCACCTGATCAGCTGAAAAAAGGCGGCTGGCCTGAAGAAATTGCAGAGGCATATGCAGCAAACGGCGGTACACCACATTTAGATCAACGCCATACAGTATTTGGTCAAGTGATCGAAGGTATGGATGTTGTAGACGCTATTGCAGGTGTTAAGTGTAATCGCGACAATAAGCCTAAAGAAGACATTTCAATCGAATCTATCGAGATCCTTCAAAAATAA
- a CDS encoding MFS transporter translates to MSRHKKNFIIIWVTNFLVAGTMTMIMPFLSLYIETFGDFSEEYVQKWAGLIFGATFITALIMSPIWGRFADRYGFKPILLINGFGIAISVFLMGFVDSVGAFLVLRLVNGLVTGFLPTSLAFISSQTPREQAGKMLGTLQMGGVAGMLFGPVLGGLMADSFGFSYTFIITSVSVVIAALLVLVGIKEEHRVKTRKVVAYSRKVILGGLFKHRLMFNVMIVTTLIQVGNFSIQPLLSLYVADLTHAATNVAFLAGLTFSATGLGNLLFARMWGKFGDDFGYEKVLGVLLILSFVFIIPQAFVSSLWQLVLLRFLFGISTGGMIPITTALVRREAPLEVQGEVMGYNTSFRFLGNIIGPMFGGIVSGYIGIPAVFIVTGALFVIGYMFLTYAMKRPTQDFEHYLEDQQVAANQKV, encoded by the coding sequence TTGAGTAGACATAAAAAGAATTTTATTATCATCTGGGTGACCAACTTCCTTGTAGCAGGTACGATGACGATGATTATGCCTTTTCTGTCGTTATATATAGAGACATTCGGAGACTTTTCCGAAGAATATGTTCAAAAGTGGGCAGGCTTGATTTTTGGAGCCACATTCATCACAGCATTGATTATGTCGCCTATTTGGGGTCGATTTGCCGATCGTTACGGATTTAAGCCTATTTTGCTTATCAATGGTTTTGGTATAGCAATTTCAGTGTTTTTAATGGGTTTTGTAGATTCAGTAGGTGCCTTTCTCGTGTTGCGATTAGTTAACGGATTGGTCACTGGTTTCTTACCTACCTCTTTAGCTTTTATTTCGTCACAAACTCCGCGCGAGCAAGCGGGAAAAATGCTTGGCACATTACAGATGGGCGGCGTGGCGGGAATGTTGTTCGGTCCCGTTTTAGGTGGATTGATGGCGGATAGTTTCGGTTTCAGCTATACATTCATAATTACGTCGGTATCTGTCGTTATTGCAGCATTACTTGTTCTGGTCGGTATTAAAGAAGAACATCGCGTCAAGACGAGAAAAGTTGTAGCGTATTCACGAAAAGTCATTTTAGGTGGACTTTTCAAACACCGTTTAATGTTCAACGTGATGATTGTTACGACATTGATACAAGTTGGGAACTTTAGTATTCAGCCTTTACTTTCACTCTATGTAGCCGATTTAACTCATGCTGCAACGAATGTAGCCTTTCTCGCTGGATTAACATTCAGTGCAACTGGTCTTGGAAATTTACTGTTTGCACGTATGTGGGGGAAATTTGGAGATGACTTTGGTTATGAAAAAGTACTAGGCGTATTACTCATACTGTCTTTCGTCTTTATCATTCCACAAGCGTTTGTTTCTTCTTTATGGCAACTAGTTCTTTTGCGCTTCTTATTTGGTATTTCAACTGGCGGAATGATTCCTATTACTACAGCTCTCGTCAGACGTGAAGCCCCACTGGAAGTACAAGGGGAAGTAATGGGCTATAATACTAGCTTCCGTTTCCTCGGTAATATTATCGGTCCGATGTTCGGGGGTATCGTCAGCGGCTATATCGGTATCCCGGCGGTCTTTATCGTTACAGGCGCGTTGTTCGTCATCGGGTATATGTTTCTGACGTATGCTATGAAACGTCCGACTCAAGATTTCGAACATTACTTGGAAGATCAACAAGTCGCAGCAAATCAAAAAGTTTAA
- a CDS encoding transglycosylase domain-containing protein, with amino-acid sequence MRQLLGLLITIACVPLLLFIQNKIQAEAVQTETLHENIREAVQLQAPVIVAPVQMKDRYGQMFAEEYVEWRRPTDLKDMTFFTRQLFLQSEDRTFYEHRGYDIAAIIRAFTINAAADDKRQGASTITQQVVRMRYLTTEKTYERKFKELFLAAELEKQSSKDDILEMYLNEMYFGHRVYGLGGAATYYFSKPLEKLNEGEIAFLAAIPNNPALYDPLKHFDRTKERQERLLNVLVKQQIITEEQYEEYIHLPIRLHVKKKEQDFPMYSSYVLDELKQLIARSEGLEASLAKSKTPEEKQRWQQVITQRANEITGQGLIIETALNPTKQQHDENRLSALIGNRGVQAGAAIIDNNTREIVSLYAGAGYKKTDFNRSYQAVRQPGSAIKPLLVYAPFFESGPFHADTPINSSNICIQGYCPRNFGNYQFGTTSIREAFTNSYNTTAVRLLQRVGIEQAFAYLKPFHFQHVSEDDYSYPAALGGFSKGVTPLELASATTSFLDGMYSPPHAIRAVKDLDGNLLYKWDESPKNIWSGSTVKSIRSLMQDVVRNGTGKGITYSTNYTGAKTGTTDAFKDLWVIGMNDHYTSAVWIGYDKPTPIPAIRDQKLHLRAFSATMRE; translated from the coding sequence TTGAGGCAGCTACTCGGTTTATTGATAACGATCGCTTGTGTTCCACTCTTATTATTTATTCAAAATAAAATACAAGCCGAAGCGGTACAAACGGAAACTCTTCACGAAAATATTCGGGAAGCCGTGCAACTGCAAGCCCCCGTTATTGTAGCACCTGTACAAATGAAAGACCGCTACGGACAAATGTTTGCTGAAGAGTACGTCGAATGGCGACGACCGACAGATTTGAAAGATATGACATTTTTCACACGGCAACTATTTTTGCAAAGTGAAGACCGTACGTTTTATGAACATCGAGGGTATGATATCGCGGCTATTATTCGTGCATTTACAATCAATGCGGCGGCAGATGATAAACGACAAGGCGCCTCCACGATTACTCAACAAGTGGTTCGTATGCGTTATTTAACTACCGAGAAAACATATGAGCGGAAATTTAAGGAGTTATTTCTAGCTGCTGAATTGGAAAAACAGTCTTCTAAAGACGATATTTTAGAAATGTATTTGAATGAAATGTATTTCGGACATCGCGTATATGGATTAGGCGGAGCAGCCACTTACTATTTCAGCAAACCTCTTGAAAAATTAAACGAAGGGGAAATTGCATTTTTAGCTGCAATTCCGAATAACCCTGCTCTTTATGATCCATTGAAACACTTCGATCGGACAAAGGAACGTCAAGAACGTCTGCTGAACGTGCTTGTCAAACAGCAAATCATTACAGAAGAGCAATATGAAGAATACATACACTTGCCTATTCGGCTGCATGTGAAGAAAAAAGAACAAGATTTTCCTATGTATAGTTCGTATGTCTTGGATGAACTTAAACAATTGATTGCACGTTCTGAAGGATTAGAAGCCTCTCTAGCAAAATCAAAAACACCTGAGGAAAAACAGCGCTGGCAACAAGTGATTACTCAACGAGCGAATGAAATCACTGGACAAGGATTGATCATTGAAACAGCGCTAAATCCAACGAAACAGCAACATGATGAAAATAGGTTGTCAGCACTTATCGGCAATCGTGGGGTACAAGCAGGCGCTGCAATTATAGACAATAATACGCGCGAAATTGTCAGTTTGTACGCGGGCGCAGGCTATAAGAAAACGGACTTTAATCGTTCTTACCAAGCCGTTCGCCAGCCTGGATCCGCAATCAAGCCGTTGCTCGTTTACGCGCCATTCTTTGAAAGCGGTCCATTCCATGCGGATACGCCAATTAATAGCAGTAATATTTGTATACAAGGCTATTGCCCGCGAAATTTCGGAAACTATCAATTTGGCACAACATCCATTCGCGAAGCATTTACGAATAGTTACAATACGACAGCTGTTCGCTTATTGCAGCGCGTTGGTATAGAACAGGCTTTCGCTTATTTGAAACCTTTTCACTTTCAACATGTATCAGAAGACGACTATAGCTATCCAGCTGCACTAGGCGGGTTTTCAAAAGGAGTCACGCCATTGGAGTTAGCTAGTGCGACAACCAGTTTCTTGGACGGTATGTATTCCCCCCCCCATGCGATTCGCGCTGTAAAAGACTTGGACGGTAATCTTTTATACAAATGGGACGAATCACCGAAAAATATCTGGTCCGGCTCTACAGTTAAAAGCATCCGCTCCCTCATGCAGGATGTCGTACGAAACGGTACAGGTAAAGGTATTACCTATTCGACAAACTATACCGGAGCGAAAACAGGCACAACAGATGCCTTCAAAGATTTATGGGTAATCGGGATGAACGATCACTATACATCTGCGGTATGGATCGGATATGACAAACCAACCCCCATCCCTGCAATACGAGATCAAAAATTACACCTTCGTGCATTCTCAGCTACGATGCGCGAGTAA